One window of Pseudomonas sp. FP198 genomic DNA carries:
- the tssA gene encoding type VI secretion system protein TssA has product MSLVIDVPADTVKLLLTPIDPEQAAGHFDVEDETYQAIDQEMVKLGGLREGDIDWAYIDEASREYLCTQCKHWRIVAHLQVVWLRTRQWARWADALSLIAGMVELYWDSAYPKPGPMGYLNKRKLVQRLLADLGQVLPTLERSSFAPAYQAAAGLALAKLQRCVESARLDPAQLDTLQRQLDKYSEPVVATAPARTATSGSVLESAFFPSPKPQAPSNEREQRRAVLNMAEQINQQDLYDPTGYQLRRYGLWSHLRTAPPITRDRRTELTAVPKDIVDGYQDALNHNALDLNLLLRLEKSICASPYWLRGSYLAAHVASRLAMEQVAGAIRQTCERFVCRLPALLELCFSDGTPFVDAQTQAWISGADQAQTTGSPVQEYAGLRDELASQLNTEGVEVVLLRLQELHATHDAPRQRCYATVIAADLLASRGLSWLADDLYANVARLMRDTTVQGWEPELYRKVAQPIDDSHLIKAVKE; this is encoded by the coding sequence ATGTCGCTGGTGATCGACGTGCCGGCGGACACCGTCAAGCTGCTGTTGACGCCCATCGATCCCGAGCAAGCCGCCGGCCATTTTGATGTCGAGGATGAAACCTACCAGGCCATCGACCAGGAAATGGTCAAGCTCGGTGGCCTGCGCGAGGGCGATATCGACTGGGCGTATATCGACGAAGCCTCCCGCGAGTATCTCTGCACCCAGTGCAAGCACTGGCGGATCGTCGCCCACCTGCAAGTGGTATGGCTGCGTACCCGGCAGTGGGCGCGCTGGGCCGATGCCCTGAGCTTGATAGCCGGCATGGTCGAACTGTATTGGGACAGTGCCTACCCCAAACCCGGCCCGATGGGATATTTGAACAAGCGCAAGCTGGTGCAGCGTTTATTGGCTGACCTTGGGCAGGTGTTGCCGACCCTGGAGCGCAGCAGTTTTGCGCCTGCCTATCAAGCCGCGGCAGGATTGGCCCTGGCCAAGCTGCAACGCTGTGTCGAAAGCGCCAGGCTCGATCCGGCGCAGCTGGATACGTTGCAACGTCAGCTGGACAAATACAGCGAGCCGGTTGTTGCCACCGCGCCCGCTCGTACGGCCACCTCCGGCAGCGTGCTGGAGTCAGCTTTTTTCCCCAGCCCCAAACCGCAAGCGCCCAGCAACGAGCGTGAACAACGCCGCGCCGTATTGAACATGGCCGAGCAGATCAATCAGCAGGACCTCTACGACCCTACCGGCTACCAATTACGACGCTACGGCCTGTGGTCGCATTTGCGCACTGCACCTCCCATCACTCGCGACCGTCGTACCGAATTGACGGCCGTGCCCAAGGATATCGTTGATGGTTACCAAGATGCGCTGAACCATAACGCTCTGGATCTGAACCTGCTGCTGCGCCTCGAAAAAAGTATCTGCGCTTCACCGTATTGGCTGCGCGGCAGCTACCTGGCCGCCCACGTCGCCTCGCGCCTTGCGATGGAGCAAGTGGCAGGCGCCATCCGCCAGACCTGCGAGCGGTTTGTCTGCCGCCTGCCGGCCCTACTGGAGTTGTGCTTCAGCGACGGCACGCCGTTTGTGGATGCGCAGACCCAGGCCTGGATCAGCGGCGCCGATCAGGCGCAAACCACCGGTAGCCCGGTGCAGGAGTACGCCGGTCTGCGCGACGAACTGGCCAGTCAGCTCAACACCGAAGGCGTGGAAGTGGTGCTGCTGCGCCTGCAGGAACTGCATGCCACCCATGACGCCCCACGTCAGCGCTGCTACGCCACGGTGATTGCCGCCGACCTGCTGGCATCGCGAGGGTTGTCATGGCTGGCGGACGACCTGTACGCCAACGTAGCGCGGCTGATGCGCGATACCACGGTGCAGGGCTGGGAGCCGGAGTTGTACCGGAAAGTGGCGCAACCCATCGACGACAGTCATTTGATCAAAGCGGTTAAGGAGTAG
- a CDS encoding type VI secretion system-associated protein TagO has protein sequence MAAGTPIHHAPAAPRALGRVLPIVDLVQRNEVKRPPEDQRFLLSSFPEPDNDRLQRLVISAPALGALPPRPYLAISCESQISRLQLVLDEPAKPNKIRVQLFKDERPVSEAYQWQVLDDAGLVVDAGRGLQAIALLRNMGGGQRLRLESDYPRLHGLVFDAQGLGELIEQERQVCRW, from the coding sequence TTGGCCGCTGGTACGCCCATTCATCACGCACCAGCGGCACCACGTGCCCTGGGCCGGGTACTGCCGATTGTCGATCTGGTCCAACGCAATGAAGTCAAGCGTCCACCCGAGGACCAGCGTTTCTTGCTGTCGTCATTCCCGGAGCCGGACAACGACCGGCTACAGCGGCTGGTGATTTCTGCCCCGGCCCTGGGGGCGTTGCCGCCTCGGCCGTACCTGGCCATCAGCTGCGAATCGCAAATTTCCCGCCTGCAATTGGTGTTGGATGAACCGGCCAAGCCCAACAAGATTCGCGTTCAGCTGTTCAAGGACGAGCGCCCGGTTTCCGAGGCCTATCAGTGGCAAGTGCTGGACGATGCCGGCCTGGTGGTGGATGCCGGACGTGGGTTACAGGCCATTGCCTTGTTGCGCAACATGGGCGGCGGCCAACGCCTGAGACTTGAAAGCGACTACCCCAGGCTGCACGGCTTGGTATTCGACGCTCAAGGGCTGGGCGAACTGATCGAGCAGGAGCGCCAAGTATGTCGCTGGTGA
- the tssB gene encoding type VI secretion system contractile sheath small subunit, whose translation MSKTQGSVAPKERINIKYVPATGDQTAEVELPLKLLITGDFKGHGELTALEDRQSTRIDKDTFNDVLVKAEVSVDMTVPSVLNNDHDTDLNVQLHFKNINDFGPDAIARQVPELNKLLELREALIALKGPMGNVPAFRKHLQSLLTDETARQRLASELNLVLDAPHN comes from the coding sequence ATGTCGAAAACTCAGGGTTCTGTCGCGCCCAAAGAGCGCATCAACATCAAATATGTCCCGGCCACAGGCGACCAGACAGCGGAAGTGGAACTACCGCTGAAGTTATTGATTACCGGCGACTTCAAAGGTCATGGCGAACTGACCGCCCTTGAGGATCGACAATCCACTCGGATCGACAAAGACACTTTCAATGACGTGCTGGTCAAAGCAGAAGTTTCCGTAGACATGACAGTTCCGTCTGTTTTGAACAACGACCATGACACCGATTTGAATGTGCAGCTGCATTTCAAAAACATCAACGACTTCGGCCCTGACGCCATCGCCCGCCAAGTACCGGAATTGAATAAGTTGTTGGAATTACGCGAAGCCCTGATTGCACTCAAAGGCCCCATGGGCAATGTCCCGGCCTTCCGTAAGCACCTGCAAAGTCTACTGACCGATGAAACCGCCCGTCAGCGTCTGGCCAGCGAGCTTAACCTGGTGCTCGACGCGCCCCACAACTGA
- the tssC gene encoding type VI secretion system contractile sheath large subunit: protein MESAAAQVLVADEAPSLLDQLLANTTIRPSQEGYAVARQGVAAFISEILQSGDHQRPVNKHRVDQMIAEIDRALSKQMDVILHQPQFQQLESAWRGLKLLVDRTDFRENIKLEMLHVTKEELLDDFDNAGDITRSGLYKHAYTAGYGQFGGEPIAAMIGNYTFGPSSPDMKLLSYVASVGAMAHAPFVMAAGPEFFNLKSYQDLPSLKEVSDIFEGPGHTKWRSLREMEDSKYIAATLPRFLLRSPYDGLENPIRSFGYNEAVDGNHNNYLWGNTAFLMASRITDSFARYRWCPNIIGPQSGGAVDDLPVHLYESLGQLQAKIPTEVLISDRKEFELAEAGFIPLTMRKDSDNAAFFSANSVQKPKNFPKTREGQEAQTNYKLGTQLPYLFIVNRLAHYIKVLQREQIGSWKERQDLERELNTWLKQYIADQENPSSDVRSRRPLRAAQIIVQDVAGDPGWYQVSLAVRPHFKYMGANFEISLVGRLDTQ, encoded by the coding sequence ATGGAAAGCGCCGCCGCCCAAGTATTGGTGGCTGACGAAGCGCCGTCGTTGCTCGACCAACTGCTGGCCAACACCACTATCCGCCCCTCGCAGGAAGGCTACGCGGTCGCCCGCCAAGGCGTGGCCGCGTTCATCAGCGAGATTCTGCAAAGCGGTGATCACCAGCGACCGGTGAACAAGCACCGGGTTGACCAGATGATTGCCGAAATCGACCGCGCCTTGAGCAAGCAGATGGACGTAATCCTGCACCAGCCGCAGTTCCAGCAACTGGAGTCGGCGTGGCGTGGGCTGAAGCTGCTGGTGGATCGCACCGATTTTCGCGAAAACATCAAGCTGGAGATGCTGCACGTCACCAAAGAAGAGCTGCTTGACGACTTCGACAACGCCGGCGATATCACCCGCAGCGGCCTGTACAAGCATGCCTACACCGCCGGCTACGGCCAGTTCGGTGGTGAGCCGATCGCGGCGATGATTGGCAATTACACCTTCGGCCCGTCGTCCCCGGACATGAAGCTGTTGAGCTACGTCGCCTCAGTAGGTGCCATGGCCCATGCCCCGTTCGTAATGGCTGCCGGCCCTGAGTTCTTCAACCTCAAGAGCTATCAGGATCTACCATCGCTCAAGGAAGTCAGCGATATCTTTGAAGGCCCCGGCCACACCAAATGGCGCAGCCTGCGCGAGATGGAAGACTCCAAATACATTGCCGCAACGCTGCCGCGCTTTTTGCTGCGCTCGCCGTACGACGGGCTGGAGAACCCGATTCGCAGCTTCGGCTACAACGAAGCCGTCGATGGTAACCACAATAACTACCTATGGGGCAACACCGCGTTCCTGATGGCCTCACGCATCACCGACAGTTTCGCCCGCTACCGCTGGTGTCCAAACATCATCGGCCCACAATCCGGCGGCGCGGTGGACGACTTGCCGGTGCACCTGTACGAATCCCTCGGCCAGCTGCAGGCCAAGATCCCCACCGAAGTGCTGATTTCCGACCGCAAGGAATTCGAGCTGGCCGAAGCCGGCTTCATCCCGCTGACCATGCGCAAGGACAGCGACAACGCGGCGTTCTTCTCCGCCAACTCGGTGCAAAAACCGAAGAACTTCCCCAAGACCCGCGAAGGCCAGGAAGCCCAGACCAACTACAAGCTCGGCACCCAGTTGCCGTACCTGTTTATCGTCAATCGCCTGGCCCACTACATCAAGGTGCTGCAGCGCGAACAGATCGGCAGTTGGAAGGAGCGCCAGGACCTGGAGCGCGAACTGAACACCTGGCTCAAGCAGTACATCGCCGACCAGGAAAATCCTTCCTCCGATGTACGCAGCCGTCGCCCCTTGCGCGCCGCGCAAATTATCGTACAGGACGTGGCCGGCGATCCGGGCTGGTACCAGGTGTCGTTGGCGGTGCGCCCGCACTTCAAGTACATGGGCGCCAACTTCGAGATCTCGCTGGTCGGTCGGCTGGACACTCAATAA
- the tssE gene encoding type VI secretion system baseplate subunit TssE produces MGSSLFERLEPDAPRYRPGRADEQARQRVEAIKRHLEQVLNSRQGCSQSSPELGMRDFNGVTQASSDLVVAISADIRRSVEAFEPRIKVTGVRYQPEPDLPLELNFRLDCQVRVNHKEERVQIEVAMHGRDGYTRVR; encoded by the coding sequence GTGGGCAGCAGCCTGTTCGAACGCCTGGAACCCGACGCACCGCGCTACCGCCCAGGCCGCGCGGATGAGCAGGCGCGCCAGCGCGTCGAGGCGATCAAACGCCACTTGGAACAGGTGCTCAACTCACGTCAGGGCTGCTCGCAAAGCAGCCCTGAACTGGGCATGCGCGATTTCAACGGCGTCACCCAGGCCAGCAGTGATCTGGTGGTGGCCATCAGCGCCGATATCCGGCGCTCGGTGGAGGCGTTTGAACCGCGCATCAAGGTCACGGGCGTGCGCTATCAGCCCGAACCGGACCTGCCGCTGGAGCTGAACTTTCGCCTCGATTGCCAGGTGCGGGTCAACCACAAGGAAGAACGGGTGCAGATCGAGGTGGC